One segment of Strix aluco isolate bStrAlu1 chromosome 4, bStrAlu1.hap1, whole genome shotgun sequence DNA contains the following:
- the LOC141922325 gene encoding alveolar macrophage chemotactic factor-like, translating into MSPHLRRLLLFLLLVLLAAGPCRGSPLAGELRCRCVRAVSEVIPPRRLARVELVAEGPHCAVPEVIATTKQGQTVCLSPSAPWVKLLVTRILNSSTQKN; encoded by the exons ATGAGCCCGCAcctccgccgcctcctcctcttcctcctcctcgtcctcctggCCGCCGGTCCCTGCCGCG GTTCGCCGCTGGCCGGGGAGCTGCGCTGCCGCTGCGTGCGGGCCGTGTCCGAGGTGATCCCGCCGCGGCGCCTGGCCCGCGTGGAGCTCGTCGCCGAGGGGCCGCACTGCGCCGTGCCCGAGGTCAT AGCCACGACGAAGCAGGGCCAGACGGTCTGCCTGAGCCCCTCCGCACCCTGGGTCAAGCTCCTCGTCACCAGGATCCTCAACAG CTCCACACAGAAAAACTGA
- the LOC141922143 gene encoding growth-regulated alpha protein-like, with amino-acid sequence MVFQLKQVSPPGCIHEEQLSASSEMMLAAELRCHCIQTVRGLMLPKHLANVEIIPKGPHCNAVEIIATLKNSQQICLDPQAKWVKMIINRILNSSAKKRHQ; translated from the exons ATGGTCTTTCAG CTCAAACAAGTTTCACCTCCAGGCTGTATTCACGAGGAGCAGCTGTCTGCCTCCTCAG AGATGATGCTGGCAGCGGAACTGCGGTGCCACTGCATCCAGACTGTCAGAGGATTAATGTTGCCAAAGCACCTGGCCAACGTAGAAATCATTCCTAAGGGCCCACACTGCAATGCTGTGGAAATCAT AGCAACACTAAAGAACAGCCAGCAAATCTGTTTAGATCCTCAGGCCAAATGGGTGAAGATGATAATCAACAGGATTCTGAACAG TTCAGCCAAGAAACGGCATCAGTAA